AGTGGCCATGAATCCATGGATCGCGCATCGGGACGTCAACCTGTACGGTCCAGATGCCGAGGAGTACAACCCAGATCGCTGGCTCAGTGATCCCGCGAGGACCAAGATATACGAGAAGTATAACCTCGCCTGGGGTTATGGCGCTCGTCTTTGTCTTGGCAAGCCCTTTGCCATGATGGAGCTCTACAAAGGACCGCTCTCATTGCTCCTCAACTTCGATGTGACCATTGCTGAGATCGGACCGAACACGCCGGCGCCGCATTCGGAGATGTATGCCACGGTGAAAGTATGGGGAGACGTCTGGTTGCAGTTGCAGCGCAGTGATCGGTGGTCGTCGTGGTCGTCCTTGGGTAAAAGCCACATTCCGGGCGAGATTGAAGACAGGAGCGGGCAGGACGGCGAGACTGAGGTGCGGTGACTGAGGTGCCCGGATGATTTTTGATTACATAAGCAAAATTCCACCAAGGAAATGTTGCCTTCCCGATCCACAACAATCTCGTCCATCCGTTAATTCAGCAATGAGGCGCGAGCGGTGTCATTCAATATGGCCACCGTTGACGTTGGGAAAGTTTCGAGTACATCGAGCGGCTGCAGGGTGATGACCTTTATATCCAAAGAATACGCCGCTGAGATTTCCAAACCCTCGAGGCTACCTTCCTGGGCTCTCCAGCCCTCGAGCGCATCAATGAAGCTATTCAGACCGGCCGGCCATGGTCCAGCAGTAGCAGCCATGCTGCGTGTTGGCCAAGAAGGAAGCGAAATTCCTACTACGAGCCATTTGCCAGCCGGGCCCTGTGCTGATGTTTCGTCTCTACTCCTCTTCGTCAGTCGGCTTCTGACCTCGAACACTCACAGCGGCAGGCGTTCGCTGGAAGACCAGCAATTTCTTACACCATTTGGCGAGGTGTGGCACCGCTTGAACAGCCAAAACTGTTTGACATGCTCCTTGAAGGCTTCGTCGTTCCTCGAGAGCGTATATACGGCATCATCTAGACCCTCGGATGCCTCTTTTGCGTCGACCAAAGGCTGGAACCGACAAGCTGATGCCGAAAATACGCCCAACAAAGCGACCCAGCTCCACGCAAAGCTGCGCAACATCGAACGTCGTAGACCAAGCCGTCGCTCAGATATTGACAGAGCACCACCGAAGGGCAGGTCGATGTCCGTGACTTCTGGCCTGGACGGTTATGCCTACCAGCTCTCTACGACGGTTTCCGTTCGAGCCAGTGATTATGCGTGAAGTAAACATGGTTGCGATTACTAGTAATCAGTCATCAGCCGTGTAGTGCTGACGCAGTTCGGCTTACACATGCCCGCGCTTATAATTCACCGGACGATACTCTGGTTACACGAAAATTGAAGAAAGCAGAAGAGAATCGCTTGTCGCGGATCTACTTCTGTGGAATCCGAGTCCGTCCGCAAGTTCGAAGCAGCCTTTGTCCTTCACATGGCGTGGCGTGGAACATGCTGGAGATTCTTCGGAAGCTTACGGTCCAGACTCGATGGGAAGAAACATGACATTGCTGACATTACGAATATGGTCAGCAATAACGCTCAAGTATAACGCTCAAGAAAATCGCGCAAAGTAAGCTTGCGGGTTGCAATATCGCATTCAGACCCATTGCAACCGGTCACGAACACGACCAAATCCCCAACAGGCATCCTTTTCGGGCTGTACGCTGCCGTCTGAACACTTCAGCGAACTCGGGTCTAGAATTATATCGCTGCACTTGGATTCAGCATCGTCTGATCGCGCAAGAATGGTCGTGAGCAACTAATCGGCACTCGAGCTGGAGCATTGCAGCATCGTTGGATGGGCTTTATCCGGAACGTACGACCCGACAAAGCCAGTACTGGTTGATGCCGGCGAATCTGGCGGTCCTCCACGCTTCATATCCAAGACGCAGGCAACGGATCTCGTCGCTTCGCTGGTTGGTGCGCTGCAAGGGGTTCGACCGTCTGTCTCCACTTAACGAACGATAAACTTTATCCCATTCTGGTGCTGGCGATATGCGCTCATCGTGCCGCTGGACAGGCACAAACACTGCGTACACTGTACCGAAGCTCGAACATCACTTTCGAGTCTCAGACACTCGGTATGTAATCACCACGGAAGAGCGCCTCGAAGCAGTCCGTGCCGCCGCTACAAGCTCGACAGAGATCATCATATTCACCGACATCCTGTTTAAACGGCCTCGAGACACGCCGCCTGGATTGCGGGCCCTCCATGATCTCCAGAAGCCATCAAGCAGGGAAGATCTGTACGCTACCATACGCACGATTGACAACACCTTGGTCTCTACCCTGACAACTACGTCAGGCACAACTGGATGACCGAAGATGGCAGCTCGTACTCAGCGAGGCATGGTGCTCGAGAGTGCCGCAATCGAAGAGCCGGTCAAATCATATGAAGTTCGTCGCTTCTACTCCACCCCAATTTTCCACGGTCTCTCGGCACCCGACATGGTACGTCGCTGCACATCGCCATTCCAGCGGCCATACTCCCAAAGGCTCGAGGATTCTCTATTCTCAGTCAGAACCCGTGCAATCTTCACGCATCACAGCGAGACCTAGTCATTTTCCCGGAGAAGCCTCGGGGCCTCGCACGTACAACCCATCGTCGTTCCTTGTAGATTAGGTAATCAGACATGGTAACAATAGCGTGATCAGACAGTCGAAAATCTCTTCCTTGAGAATACGTAGCCAGACAATCAATTCAACACCAGTTCAGCGAGGTATTCCTGAAGGCGGTGAGGACCAAAGCAGGGTGTTCCAGTTACCCTGCAACATGCCTCTTCTTTGTTCCGTCAACCCCCAGGGTGGCTCTGAGAGACTATCAATCGAACAAAGTGTCAAGCAGACGAACAGACGTTCAATTTTCGAAAGCTAAGCACTCAACAAGGTTCCCGAAAATCTGGTAGGACGTCTGGAACAACAAGTCTGGTGTGAGGTTTTGCGCAGCAATTGTATCGGGAGTCCATTCGTACAATATTGGCCCCTGGTATAACCCTTGCGTCACGAAGCATAAACGTGCTGCCCACGCCCGCATAGGACGCGAGGGATCAATGGCCAATGATTATAGCTGTCACACTTGTGCTCATCGTCTGGTGGACCAAGGCGGCACGCCCCTTCGAACCACAGGAGACAAGGGTCGCCTTGATTTCAAGACATGTGCTGAACACTTGGTCCCGGTTCGACGTACATCCTGCCTGAACGAGAAAAGCTTGCCGTACTTGTAACCAGCGACAAATGAGGTCTTGTGCCAGTCGAGTCACTCTCTAAGCTCCTCCACGACTGGACATGTGGATATGCACGGCAACGAGTCCAGCGGTCTCACGGCCCAAGAGCGGCGCCGGGAACAGAATCGTCTGGCGCAACGGCGGTTTCGAGGTAGGCCATCCGCATAGTACTGTCCGCTTCGGGTAACGCTGACAATGACATGGCAATGCAGAACGCAACTTCCCTCGGAGCAAAGGTACACCGAGGTCGGCTTCCATCTCTCCGGAACCGAATTCCAGTGAAGCACAACGGCGGCGGACTCGAGGACGCCCAGCAACTGCACAGCCGGAGTCGATCTCAACAGGAGTGCAACAGCGAGGCGGTCTTTTGACTGAACAAACTTCGGGCTCGGAATCCCCCATCGCAAGCCCAGACAGGCGTACAAGCCAATCGGCATCGGCCGCTTCAGACTTCAACTTTACATTTGACAACTTTGTGGACTTTAGAGACAGCCTGAACACCCTGAGCTTGCCAGACATGGCCACTTTGCTCTCCACGCTCCCTGAATCTCAGACGGCGGATACGATCGACACAGGCCTGCAATGTTTGGAAGTCGAGGCCCCGCAAGATAGCCCGCTGCACATGGCGGCGCGACGCGGATCGCAAAAGATTGTCCAGATGCTGCTTCAGCATGGCGCTGACATCAACGCGCGAGACGCCCAAAGCATGACGCCATTGACGCTTGCAATCCTCCAGAACCACGAGGCCGTGGCCAGCATATTGTTGGCCCATGGGGCCGACGTATTGGCGCTGGACCACCAGCAGCGGTCGGCACTACACCTCGCTGTATTGCATCGCCGCGAACGGCTCTTGAGGATCATAGTCCGGCATTGTGGCAAGAGCAGTGGTGTGCTTGATAGCTACGACATGGAAGGCCGTACGCCGTTGCATGTCGCCATCGGGATGGACTTCGTCTCGGCGGTTGAGGTTCTGTGTGCCGGTGGCGCCAATGTACAGCTGCAGCCCGGCTTGCGAATTATATGAGAGATGGTTGGATTATGCGAGCTGCTGATGATGAGACAGGTGAGGTTGTGGACAAGAACGGTGTCGCTTGCGGGAGAAATCGCGGGGACAGTCTTCCGCCCGCTGGCCCCGTATGGCCTGATTCAATGCTTAATAATAAGGTAAACTCGATGCTCCCGTCGTGTTGTGTTGGCTAGTGTCATCAATATTCGCATCAATACCGTATATCAAAAGTCTCTTTTGCCCTCTTTGTACATCTCTCCTTCACCATCACCCACTGAGGTACACCACCTACGGAGTGCACCTGGCAATATGCGCCATCCGCCCTCAAGTGTCTGACTCATCATGGTCTTCCGCGCCCTCGGCCGGAGTACGCTCTACTTCATAGGCAGCGCCAGCACCCTCATAATGCTGAACGACAACTTCGTCGAAATCACCGTCATAAACGGCTCCTCGATGTCACCCACTCTCTCGCCCGACTTCGCTACCACCGCCGCGCGCGATCTCGTGCTCTGGAACAAAGCCTACCCTACCCGCCGTCTCCGACGAGGAGACGTCGTTCTATTTGCATCCTCCACGGACCCCGAAGAAACCGTGGTGAAGAGAGTGGTGGCTCTGCCGGGAGATTTGGTCCACCTTGACCCGAGGAGAAGACCCGCAGACTCGATCAATGGTCGCGAGAAcccggcggcgaggaggtgggaCATCATGTACGATCAGGGGAGAGGCAAGGTGCAGATCCCGCAGGGTCATCTGTGGGTAGAAGGCGATAATTGGAGGATGACGCGGGACAGTCATATGTACGGACCAGTGAGCAGGGCTTTGGTCAAGGGAAAGGCCGTGGGGATTCTGTGGCCGGCAGGGAGGTTCGGACAGAAGCCCTGGGAAGAATGGAAGGGCAAGACGAAGGTTGTGGAGAGACCGAAGGGAGAATTATGGGGTGATGAGTGGGATTGAAAGGACGAGCAGGAGATGTTCGACAAatgcgaaggagacgagccTCTACAGGACCTCCAAACGTGCGTCTCTTTCTTGACGATCTATGGTCTACTTCTTCCCGAAAACGACCTCGATCTGCTTTAGCAGAGCATCCGTCACCTGCTGCGTGGATGCCGAGCCACCCATGTCTTTGGTCCGGGTCTCAGGATTACTCGTTACGTTCTCGATGGCCTGCATCAAGTCATCTGCGACTTGATCGAGCTCACCCTTACCGAGCCACCGAaccatctccgccgccgaccaGAAAGCTCCCACTGGATTTGCAATGCCCTGGCCCGCAATGTCGGGTGCTGAGCCGTGGATAGGCTCAAACATGGAAGGGTACTGCCGTGTAGGATCGACGTTGGACGAAGGTGCAATACCAATCGAACCAGCGAGCGCGGCTGCGAGGTCACTCAGAATATCGGCGTGGACTGGAAAGAGATTGTCAGTACGGCATGAGCAAACCAAGGACGACAAGACAACTTACGGTTCGTCGCGACAATCGTGTCCAAGCTCTCCGGCTTGTTCACCATCCGAACCGTCATTGCATCAACGAGCATCTTATCATGCTTCACGATTCCCTCATACTCTTTGGCCACCTCATAGAACACCTTGTCCCACAACACCATACCATGCCTCTGCGCATTCGACTTGGTCACCATGGTCAACAACTTCCTCGGCCGGGActtcgccgtctcaaatGCAAATCGTACGATCCTTTCGATGCCCACACGGGTGAAAATGGCCACTTCCGTCGCGACAGTGTGAGGGCTATTGTCATGCGTCGTGCCACCTTGACCGGCATACTCGCCCTCACTGTTCTCACGAATGATGACCCAATCGAGGTCTTGCGGACGTTTCTGGCACTGTGCGAGCGGAGCCGTGGTTCCGGGTAAGATCCTCGTGGGCCGGACATTGACGTATTGATTGTTGTACTTGCGAATCGGCAGGATCAGGTTCCAGAGGGAGATATGGTCGGGCACTGAGGGCCAGCCTACGGCGCCGAAGTAGATCGCATCGTGTTTCGCGAGCTGTTGCATGCCATCTTCGGGCATGTACCAGCCGCGTTCGAGGTAGGCTTTTGAGGACCAGTCGAATGTGGTGAAGTTGAAGTTGAAGGTTCCTACCACGGAGGCGAGCTTGAGGAGGATTGCTTCGGCTGCTTCTGTGATTTCGGTGCCGATGCCGTCGCCGGGGATGGAGGCGATGTTGTAGGTCGTCATGGTGAGTGTATTGAGGGCCTTTGGCGAGTCAATGGCTGTAGTTGAGGACTAGATGAAGTGGATGAATGCATTACTTCAATAGTGATGTGGGAGAGAGCTATGGTGGAAGTGCCTAATCGTTCTTCCGAACTCTGTGCCCCGCATTGGTTGGTTTGCGTCGCTGCCATTGACATTTGCTCTCACGCTCCTGAGAACAGCTCATAGTTCCCGCGTTCATCGTGACGGATTGTCAAGTTGAAAGTGGAGCAGGTGTATGTGTGGCTCCACATCGGAAGCACAGAGCAGACGGCTTCCAGTATGCTGGCTACAAACGGATCAGAAGAACAGTATGTACAGTCTCCAACAGCATCTATGCCATATCTACAAAGCCCTGGGATCATCCCACGTCGCGGTGTGCGTATTATGATCCGCAAAGTATGCCACACCCTGGGCATTCCGCAATATCTCCCATCCTGCCGGCAGCTCGCCCATAGGGTTCTCGGGTCGTTCGAGGGTGGTAGTCCTCAAGGCGTGATTGGCGTAGTACGTCTGgccctcgtcgtcggtcAATTCTTGCCAGGCCACGGGTAGACCTGAGTCCGGAGAGGGACCTGGTCTCTGCCAGCTGGTGGTTCGAGTGGCGTGGTTGGCATAGTAGGTTCGGCCTTCGCTGTTGGAGAGTTCTTCCCAGTGGGGAGGCAGTGGTGATTGCGTGGCTGGAGGGTCGACagtggaggaggacgtgGTAGTAGCAACGGGTTGTGAGCCATCCGAAACTGGGAGGTTGTCGCTCGCTGGACGATGACTTCGGTCCACGGGATTCTGAGATTTGTCGGCCATCGCGTCCTAGTCGTGGCTGTCTGCGTCTGAATGAAGGTTGAATCTCGAGATTGGGTCGAGCGAAGGAAGACGCAGTCTTGGGCAGCCTTATGTAGAAGACAGCGGCGCAGACTCCAGACGGAACACACTGCTCACCCCTGAAATGCCTCACCAGACCAAGAATCCTACAGCGTCAGCTGGATCACGTTCCGGCGTTGCTTCGCTGAGGCATTTTCTTCCAGTCGACTGCGCCGCCCGGAGTCGGACCGCAAGTCTTAACCCATAAGAGATCTTTTCGACTTTTGGGGGATTGTATCGTGACTGCAGCGGAAGGAACAGACCGAGACACCTCGCGATCTCCGCGAGTAGAAGAGCATGGCAATCGGCCGGTGGTCCATCGTCATCGACATGCTTGTGTTTTTCGAGCTGGACAAAGGCCCGGATGACATGGAAAGTACTTACGACGAGTGAAGTGCAGAGACCACAAGATCGCATTCTTACCTGAGAATCTTTTCCTGCATACTTCTGTATATCGTTGCCGCTGCCGCTGCCGTGCGGTTCGATTGACGCAGACTTCAAGTTCCAGTGCCGTGTACTGCTGCGTCCTGCGGGCGTCGGCGCGTAGGCATACATCGTGCGAATATGCATTGACGGTCTCGACATGACCGTTATCGGCGATGTGCTTGACGGCAAAGATGGTGTGTATGTGGGATGGTGAAGTCagaagagaagagagtgGAGTCGAGACAGCCTTCCAGGTTCCCCGGAGAGTGGCTGCGTGTCCCTCCTTGCAAGGGTCCAGATCATTGTCCTCGAGACATCCTCAAATCAACCACACTCCTTGACTCCCTTCCTACAACACCTCATCCCCTCTCAATCCTCCAAACAAAACCACCGCAACCATGGCCCAAGCCTACAAACCCGGCTCGACCTACTTCGAAGACCGCAAATCCTTCAACGACGTCTCCATCGGCTCGGACGACTCGATCCCCACAACCGCCTTCCTCGAAGCCGCCGAAGCTCTAACCGGACTCTTCGATGTGCTCGGCAGCGCGGCCTTTAAACCCGTGAAAAATGACATGGCGGGAAACATCACCAAGATTAGGAATCGCCAATTGGAGAGTCCGATTGAGTCGGAGACGCTGCAGGATTTGGTGAGGAATGagttgaagacgaagaagcacACTGCTACGGAGGGGTTGTTGTGGTTGGTGAGGTGAGTGGTATATAATTCCCTTCCCTCCATGCTGGATTCATCGTCGTATAAGCAGTCTGGACAGCTTGCTGACATGCTACCCTATAAAACAGAGGCCTCGACTTCACCGCCCAATCCCTCCGCCAAAACTTCGCTCGTCCCGACGAAGAGCTTTCCCAATCCTTCCGAGACGCCTACGGCCAGACGCTGAAAAAGCACCACTCCTTCATCATCAAgcccatcttctccgccgccatgTCCGCCACTCCATACCGGAGGGACTTCTACGCGAAATTGGGAGACGACCAGCCGAAGGTGAACAAGGAGCTGGATGCGTGGTTGGTGGGATTGGAGAAAAATGTGGCGATTCTGAACAAGTTTTTGGCGAGTCCGGAGGCGAAGTGGTAGAAATGGGAGGAacgggagggaggagatggaaagTGTGTTGAGCAtggtgagggaggagtcGGAATAGTCAATCCAGGGACAACAATGGGCAGGTTCTGATTTGGGTATTCTTTGATTTGCATAGGGAACGACCTGCCACTCAGAAGCATCATACCTTATCATCATTCGTCGCAGTTGAGAGTGCTCGCTTCAACACACCACAGAAGCTGGTGAACACTACATGGTCCTGCCCCTGCAGCCATCTCACCTCCAGCTTTCCCTCCAGACATATGATCTTGACCGCCAGCGCTACCggctcttcgtcttcacTCTCGCTCTCGCTTCCGTCTTTCATCTCTGCATCCTTCTCGACCTGCTTTGCCTTGCCGCTCTCTCCAGCCTTGCCACCAACCttccccctcccctcctcctcaaacttcttcttcctcctcgccgctctcgaccatacattctccttcgcaaccATGacaccctcccctctcccCTCCTTCCACATCCACCTAACATCGAACCCCTTCACCAATTCGTCCACTTTCcttcccacctcctccctgcTCATCTgacccctcccctccacaGTCTGCACCGTTGGCTGCGGCAGCACACTCACCACCAACTCCCCATGCCGCCCAACATCATTCCTCACCCTCAAATTCCCAAAACTCCACGCCAATCCCCACCTCTTCGTCCCACGACCCGGCTGCAAAGACGTGACCGCGAAATTCGTAATTCcttcctcctttagcttcgcGAGCACTTGCTGGAGAGAAGAGAGTTTGCTAAGCATAGCAGTATACCACTGTACGCGTTCCCGTAGCTTCAATGAATCTTGCAGTATCCTCAGTACGAACGCCACGTCGCCGCCAGGATAGATCATCTCATTATCCGCACCGGTCAGCACGGGCGTTGGTCCGCTCTCATCATCCACTGAACGTTTCGTCGCCGCCAAAAAATCTGCGTGCGAGTCGTAGAAAGGCGGGTTAGTCATGATAAAGTCCAGTTCCTCCACTTTCAGCATATCGAGTGGCAAGAGCGGATTTTCCGGCGACATCTGCTTCAACTTGACTCTCTTCTCCAGCCCATTGTCTTTCACATTCCGTGTCGCGCATGCAAGAGAGTGAGCATCCACATCCGTTCCCAACATACGCCACTTCTCCCTCGTGCTGCAAGCCAGCAGGGCGTATATGCAGCTCGCTCCGACCCCGATGTCCAGACCCGTGACTTCTCGCGCGGGATCCGGTGTGTCGCGATAAGTTGGAGAAGAggtgtcgaggaggtccTGAATCCAGCGGACGTAGTTCCAGCGCACGGGGATTGGAGGGCAGAGACGATTTTGAGGGAGGGTGAGTTGGAGAGAGAAGTCTtgctggaggagagagaTGGAGAGTTGTCTTTGAAAGTCGTCAGTCGGAAAGTGGTATTTCGAATGTTTCAAGAGAGACTCACTGCACGACTTTCGGGTTTTTGAAGTCGATGAAGCCTTTTCGTTTCGCGGGCGCGATGATGGCGGCGAAGTCCGGCGAACTCTTTGCGAGTtggtcgaagtcgacgtcTTGGGAATAGTACGGTATGTCTTTCATGGTCGGATGTGGGGAGAATGATGTGGTTGATGGTTGTCATGCAGATAAGATGGAGAAGTTCGAAGTGAAGCTGTATCTGAGGTACACGATGCATCTCGTCACACGACTTTTGATGGCTCCTAGAAGGACGCATACACCTAAAGAGACAATATGCCCGAATCAGTTTGGGACGTCAACACACAAAAGCGAAGACCCGAGGAGAAGTAAAGTTGTCATGATGAACTCGAATCTTTTTGATGAGACACACACTATTCAAGATCTACACGCTTTCCATGTCCACGCATGCTCGCGGTACTGTCGAAATGTGGAGCGAGGAAGGTATCACAAATAATGCTCCCGAAACGCCGCGGCATTGCCATGCCTTTGCCCATGAGACCCATAAAATCAACGCCGCCACCGCCATTCTGTATATCATCACATCTAAAAGTCTTCATCGAAAGCAAAGTCACCGTTCATGACGGGTGCTGGCTCAGCGTCAGCACCCTCGGCCTTTGCAGCCTGCTTCTTGATGCTGTCCATGACACCGGCCTTTTGGTAATCACCGACACGCTTCTCGAAGAAGTTGGTCTTGCCTCCAAGGGAGATGTTCTCCATGAAGTCGAAGGGGTTCGTGGCGTTGTAGTGCTTCTGGTTGCCGAGTGCCAGGAGGAGACGGTCGGCGACGAACTCGATGTATTGGCACATGAGCTTGGCGTTCATTCCGAGGAGCGCACATGGGAGGGCGTCTGTGA
This genomic stretch from Zymoseptoria tritici IPO323 chromosome 10, whole genome shotgun sequence harbors:
- a CDS encoding putative Het-C2 heterokaryon incompatibility ([Domain]GLTP (PF08718)Glycolipid transfer protein (GLTP) is a cytosolic protein that catalyses the intermembrane transfer of glycolipids such as glycosphingolipids, glyceroglycolipids, and possibly glucosylceramides, but not of phospholipids.[Function] putative role in plycosphingolipid and sphingolipid metabolism and regulation of cellular stress responses. ...), with protein sequence MAQAYKPGSTYFEDRKSFNDVSIGSDDSIPTTAFLEAAEALTGLFDVLGSAAFKPVKNDMAGNITKIRNRQLESPIESETLQDLVRNELKTKKHTATEGLLWLVRGLDFTAQSLRQNFARPDEELSQSFRDAYGQTLKKHHSFIIKPIFSAAMSATPYRRDFYAKLGDDQPKVNKELDAWLVGLEKNVAILNKFLASPEAKW